One window of the Streptomyces sp. NBC_00259 genome contains the following:
- a CDS encoding phage tail sheath C-terminal domain-containing protein, whose translation MPTHMGYPGVYIEELPSSVRTIASVTTSVTAFVGHTRRGPLNQPVRVTSFADFERRFGGLTSRSAVGYAVHQFFGNGGTVAVIVRVAKAGTGEEACVTLNSTEGHSDCPVLEVHAKEPGVWGSGLRVAVDHDTPTPDKTFNLHVLDARGGARESFTGLSMNSGHGRFVETVVNSGSSLVRVKALDEDRPDPSGTVSKPFAAALPDLNVELKVKIGDVEREFTLHEPDQDGEPPADVTELALLLERKLRALPDAPGKHAYAGAEVTAFGRRLQVVAGSLDPDDVVRFVGECANDLGLEASVNPPVFPLQGGKDGDPPGPRDLIGSEARKTGVQALRDVDDVNLLSLPELSAYESTEDMVTVLSAAEQLCRERRIFLLVDAPSAWGSVDAARAGIGAFDAVRSNHAALYFPHLQLTDPLTGRLRAFPPSGALAGVIARTDGERGVWKAPAGTEARLAGVRSLTVKLTDRENGLLNPLGVNCLRTFPVVGPLVWGARTLEGADPLDSEWKYVPVRRLALHVEESLHRGLQWVVFEPNDEQLWQQIRLKASAYLNDLFRQGAFKGGTPREAYFVKCDKDTTTDADIERGVVNVVIGIAPVRPAEFVIVKIQQMAGQFDLS comes from the coding sequence ATGCCGACGCACATGGGCTATCCCGGCGTATACATCGAAGAACTCCCCAGCAGCGTCCGCACCATCGCCTCGGTCACCACCTCGGTAACCGCGTTCGTGGGCCACACCCGCCGGGGTCCGCTCAATCAGCCGGTGCGGGTGACGAGTTTCGCGGACTTCGAGCGGCGCTTCGGCGGGCTCACCTCACGTAGCGCCGTCGGCTACGCGGTGCACCAGTTCTTCGGCAACGGCGGGACGGTCGCGGTGATCGTCCGTGTCGCGAAGGCCGGCACCGGCGAGGAAGCCTGCGTCACGCTCAACTCCACCGAGGGGCACAGCGACTGCCCGGTGCTCGAGGTGCACGCCAAGGAGCCCGGGGTCTGGGGTTCGGGGCTGCGGGTGGCCGTCGACCACGACACGCCCACCCCGGACAAGACCTTCAACCTCCACGTCCTCGACGCGCGCGGCGGAGCCCGCGAGTCCTTCACGGGACTGTCGATGAACTCCGGTCACGGCCGCTTCGTCGAGACCGTCGTCAACTCCGGCTCCTCCCTGGTCCGCGTGAAGGCGCTGGACGAGGACCGGCCCGACCCCTCCGGCACGGTCTCCAAGCCGTTCGCCGCCGCTCTGCCGGACCTGAACGTCGAGCTGAAGGTCAAGATCGGTGATGTGGAGCGGGAGTTCACGCTCCACGAGCCCGACCAGGACGGCGAACCGCCGGCCGACGTCACCGAGCTCGCCCTGCTGCTGGAGCGCAAGCTGCGCGCCCTGCCCGACGCCCCGGGCAAGCACGCCTACGCCGGCGCCGAGGTCACCGCCTTCGGCCGGCGGCTCCAGGTCGTCGCCGGGTCCCTCGACCCCGACGACGTGGTGCGCTTCGTCGGCGAGTGCGCCAACGACCTCGGGCTGGAGGCCTCCGTCAATCCGCCCGTCTTCCCGCTCCAGGGCGGCAAGGACGGCGACCCGCCGGGACCGCGCGACCTCATCGGCAGCGAGGCCCGCAAGACGGGCGTACAGGCGCTGCGGGACGTCGACGACGTCAATCTGCTGTCCCTGCCGGAGCTTTCGGCGTACGAGTCCACCGAGGACATGGTCACGGTGCTCTCCGCGGCCGAGCAGCTCTGCCGCGAGCGGCGGATCTTCCTGCTCGTCGACGCCCCGTCGGCGTGGGGCAGCGTGGACGCCGCCCGGGCCGGAATCGGCGCGTTCGACGCCGTACGCAGCAACCACGCCGCGCTCTACTTCCCGCATCTGCAGCTCACCGACCCGCTCACGGGCCGGCTGCGCGCCTTCCCGCCCTCGGGTGCCCTCGCGGGTGTCATCGCCCGTACGGACGGCGAACGCGGTGTGTGGAAGGCCCCCGCCGGGACCGAGGCGCGGCTGGCCGGGGTGCGCTCGCTGACGGTCAAACTCACCGACCGGGAGAACGGACTGCTCAACCCGCTCGGCGTGAACTGTCTGCGCACCTTCCCGGTGGTCGGCCCGCTCGTGTGGGGCGCGCGCACGCTGGAAGGCGCGGACCCGCTCGACAGCGAGTGGAAGTACGTGCCGGTGCGCCGGCTCGCGCTCCATGTCGAGGAGAGCCTCCACCGCGGTCTGCAGTGGGTCGTCTTCGAACCCAACGACGAGCAGCTGTGGCAGCAGATCCGGCTGAAGGCTTCGGCGTATCTCAACGATCTGTTCCGCCAGGGCGCCTTCAAGGGCGGCACGCCCCGCGAGGCGTACTTCGTCAAATGCGACAAGGACACCACGACCGACGCGGACATCGAACGCGGAGTGGTCAACGTCGTGATCGGCATCGCGCCGGTCAGGCCCGCGGAGTTCGTCATCGTGAAGATCCAGCAGATGGCCGGGCAGTTCGACCTCTCGTAA
- a CDS encoding phage tail protein, producing the protein MAEFQINAHRFDPYKNFKFLVLWDGRTVAGISKISPLKRTTEVVKHRHGGDPSSPRKSPGRSEFEGVTLERGVTHDPEFDRWANKVWQVGAGLGSEVSLRDFRKDIIIQVLNEAGQVAVSHKLYRAWVSEYQVLGELDANANAVAIQSVKLECEGWERDYEVEEPVEPSFTHPA; encoded by the coding sequence ATGGCTGAGTTCCAGATAAACGCCCATCGCTTCGACCCGTACAAGAATTTCAAGTTCCTGGTCCTCTGGGACGGTCGTACGGTCGCGGGCATCAGCAAGATCAGTCCTCTGAAGCGCACCACCGAGGTGGTCAAGCACCGGCACGGCGGTGACCCGAGTTCGCCGCGCAAGTCGCCCGGCCGCTCGGAGTTCGAAGGGGTCACGCTGGAGCGCGGCGTGACGCACGACCCCGAATTCGACCGCTGGGCCAACAAGGTCTGGCAGGTGGGCGCCGGGCTCGGCTCCGAGGTGTCGCTGCGGGACTTCCGCAAGGACATCATCATCCAGGTCCTGAACGAGGCCGGTCAGGTGGCCGTCTCGCACAAGCTCTACCGGGCCTGGGTGAGCGAGTACCAGGTGCTCGGCGAGCTGGACGCCAACGCCAACGCCGTCGCCATCCAGAGCGTCAAGCTCGAATGCGAGGGCTGGGAGCGGGACTACGAGGTGGAGGAGCCGGTCGAGCCCTCGTTCACCCATCCCGCCTGA
- a CDS encoding T4 family baseplate hub assembly chaperone: MTLPGERAERAERGTVTPAGPAELLATWEAGLVQHDAGRSLLLHRAARPDAGTDELLSVPVGEREADLLALRRALFGERMQVRVECESCGEAMEFDLDATLLGDRTRTPDGPLRVTEGEWVVDFRLPTVADLAAAGTASGPDEARRLLLARCTVSAVRDGRTVPADRLAESLPEPVQRRLAEAAGQADPAADVTLNVACPECGEATPAELDISSYLWTELDNWARDVLLDVHLLATAYGWSEPEILALSPLRRRYYLELCADA; the protein is encoded by the coding sequence ATGACGCTTCCCGGCGAGCGTGCCGAACGCGCCGAGCGCGGCACCGTCACGCCCGCCGGCCCCGCCGAGCTGCTCGCCACCTGGGAGGCCGGGCTGGTGCAGCACGACGCGGGACGGTCGCTGCTGCTGCACCGTGCGGCCCGCCCGGACGCCGGCACCGACGAACTGCTGTCGGTGCCGGTGGGCGAGCGCGAGGCGGACCTGCTCGCGCTGCGCCGGGCGCTGTTCGGCGAGCGGATGCAGGTACGTGTCGAATGCGAGTCGTGCGGGGAAGCGATGGAGTTCGACCTCGACGCGACACTGCTCGGCGACCGGACACGGACGCCGGACGGGCCGCTGCGGGTGACGGAAGGCGAGTGGGTGGTCGACTTCCGGCTGCCCACCGTCGCCGACCTCGCCGCGGCCGGCACGGCGTCCGGTCCGGACGAGGCGCGGCGTCTGCTGCTGGCGCGCTGCACGGTCTCGGCGGTACGGGACGGACGGACCGTACCCGCGGACCGGCTGGCCGAGTCGCTCCCGGAGCCGGTGCAGCGGCGGCTCGCCGAGGCGGCCGGACAGGCCGACCCGGCGGCCGATGTGACGCTGAACGTGGCGTGCCCCGAGTGCGGTGAGGCCACCCCGGCCGAGCTGGACATCTCCTCCTACCTCTGGACCGAACTGGACAACTGGGCGCGGGACGTCCTGCTCGACGTCCATCTGCTCGCCACCGCCTACGGGTGGAGCGAGCCGGAGATCCTGGCGCTCAGCCCGCTGCGGCGTCGCTACTACCTGGAGCTGTGCGCAGATGCCTGA